Proteins found in one Pontibacter sp. SGAir0037 genomic segment:
- a CDS encoding T9SS type A sorting domain-containing protein → MKLRRRILTVFACAVCTYSSAFASDPTWYGNDHFKITPKSDYVTISMSKHSWETFSVDLKDVLSKEGVLSFEVKAEQAVLLRVDGFTANNTQVNLFSNQVMPGSFQQLSFDLTAVEHQVENLIFYLNPGEDFTGEIQIKELKVTAPFLKQEVLAVYPNPTTDFINVQLPTTDEFDQVQIFDNTGQVISTIKPDSKEFNLDLKGYKPGMYFLKAQKQGTKNYISTKFIVK, encoded by the coding sequence ATGAAGCTAAGACGCAGAATTTTAACTGTTTTTGCTTGTGCTGTTTGTACTTATTCTAGTGCCTTCGCAAGTGACCCAACCTGGTACGGCAACGACCATTTTAAAATTACCCCTAAGTCTGATTATGTAACTATTTCAATGAGTAAGCACTCATGGGAGACTTTTTCAGTTGATTTGAAAGATGTACTTTCTAAAGAGGGTGTCCTCTCATTTGAAGTAAAGGCGGAGCAGGCTGTTCTGCTGCGGGTGGACGGATTTACGGCCAACAACACGCAAGTGAATTTATTCAGCAACCAGGTAATGCCCGGAAGCTTTCAGCAACTCTCCTTTGACCTGACGGCTGTAGAGCACCAGGTAGAAAACCTTATTTTTTACCTGAATCCCGGTGAGGATTTTACAGGCGAAATACAGATTAAAGAATTAAAGGTAACCGCACCTTTTCTGAAGCAGGAGGTTTTAGCTGTTTATCCGAATCCGACGACTGATTTCATTAATGTGCAGCTTCCTACAACCGACGAATTTGACCAGGTACAGATTTTTGACAATACCGGCCAGGTTATTTCTACCATCAAACCTGACTCGAAAGAATTTAACCTTGATCTGAAAGGCTATAAGCCCGGTATGTATTTTTTAAAGGCTCAGAAACAGGGAACGAAAAATTATATTTCGACTAAATTTATAGTAAAATAG
- a CDS encoding lipopolysaccharide biosynthesis protein: MKQLSLFKNRHFLSLSGNGVVAVFSVLTYSILFRFLSEADMGNWIFFQFAFLLLDALRTGMLQTGLIKFYSGASAERQASVAGSAWYIGILITAFFVLLNIPAFFTLHLIADEGVLLLLKWFSISLIATLPYNVALWILQAEQKFDIILYIRIISQGSFIALIGGLYIFSHVSLNSVLYSFLASSLLSSIICFIYGWSGISNLKHKTTACVQELFRFGKYSVGTFLCSNLLRTSDTFIIKFMLGPAPLAIYNLSQRLLETIEIPLRSALYTAMPDMSAAVNQNQEEKVIFIMKKYAGMLTLLFIPIAIGVFIFADLVILIIGGEKYVGTEAANIYRIFMLFAILFPVERFLGITLDIINKPHLNLIKVIVALTVNVIGDFVSIYFFNSIYGVALATIFTFVAGLLYGYWALNKYLPLNFNGFLQIAFSEASHIVMVFFRKLNFFKS; this comes from the coding sequence TTGAAACAGTTATCACTTTTTAAAAACAGGCATTTTTTATCTCTTTCCGGTAATGGAGTGGTGGCTGTTTTTAGTGTCCTTACTTACAGCATCCTTTTCCGTTTCTTATCCGAAGCGGATATGGGTAACTGGATTTTCTTCCAGTTTGCTTTCTTATTGCTCGATGCGCTCAGAACCGGTATGCTGCAAACAGGACTCATAAAGTTTTACTCTGGTGCAAGTGCCGAACGGCAGGCCAGTGTGGCTGGTTCGGCCTGGTATATAGGTATATTGATAACTGCTTTTTTTGTACTTTTAAACATTCCAGCCTTTTTTACGCTGCACTTAATTGCCGATGAGGGAGTGTTGCTTCTATTAAAATGGTTCAGCATCAGTTTAATAGCCACGCTGCCATACAATGTGGCTCTTTGGATTTTGCAGGCAGAGCAAAAGTTCGACATCATCCTGTACATTCGCATCATAAGCCAGGGTTCTTTTATAGCCCTGATAGGCGGCTTGTATATTTTCTCCCATGTAAGCCTGAATAGTGTACTATATTCTTTTCTAGCCAGTTCGTTGTTGAGCAGCATCATCTGTTTTATCTATGGCTGGTCGGGCATCTCTAACTTAAAGCATAAAACAACGGCCTGTGTACAAGAGCTTTTCCGTTTTGGCAAGTATAGTGTCGGTACCTTTCTATGCTCTAACCTGTTAAGAACTTCCGATACCTTTATTATTAAATTCATGCTGGGGCCGGCACCGCTGGCTATTTATAATCTTTCCCAGCGGTTGCTCGAAACCATTGAAATCCCGCTGCGAAGTGCTCTGTACACTGCCATGCCAGATATGTCGGCCGCTGTAAACCAGAACCAGGAGGAGAAGGTAATCTTTATCATGAAGAAGTACGCAGGAATGCTTACGCTACTGTTTATACCCATCGCCATAGGTGTATTTATTTTCGCTGACCTGGTAATCCTGATTATCGGAGGAGAGAAGTATGTCGGCACGGAGGCTGCTAATATTTACAGGATATTCATGTTGTTTGCCATCTTGTTTCCGGTGGAAAGATTTCTCGGCATTACGCTGGACATCATTAACAAGCCACACCTGAACCTGATTAAAGTAATAGTAGCACTTACAGTAAATGTGATTGGCGACTTTGTGAGTATTTACTTCTTTAACAGCATTTACGGTGTTGCTTTAGCTACCATTTTTACCTTTGTAGCAGGTTTGCTCTATGGCTACTGGGCACTTAACAAGTACCTTCCTCTAAACTTCAATGGCTTTCTGCAAATCGCTTTTTCTGAGGCCAGCCATATAGTAATGGTGTTTTTCAGGAAGTTAAATTTTTTCAAATCGTAG
- a CDS encoding glycosyltransferase — protein sequence MNKYKITGKDIVIVGQQPWDTEIGSNCKDIALEFSKDNRVLYVNAPLDRNTVLKHRDDPKIQDRLRVVKGKEQGLKAVSSNLWVLNPDKIMESINWMPHSPLYNYFNKINNKRFAGAIEKSIRSLGFRNFILFNDNDIFRSFYLKDLLLPEISVYYSRDYMLATDYWRKHGAALEPQLIAKSDLCVANSGYLASYCGRYNTNAYYVGQGCDLSSFQQAEQLEMPADMLALNKPIIGYVGALVSLRLDIEVLEYMAAQRPEWNIVLVGPEDEAFKNSALHQMANVHFLGLKTPQQLPAYIQNFNVCLNPQRVNEMTIGNYPRKLDEYLALGKPVVATKTEAMEVFKEHVYLAESKEAYVQLVELGLEDDSKRLQKLRQEFAATHTWENSVSEIYKAIYTYSSQKEEKIHAMNS from the coding sequence ATGAACAAGTATAAGATAACAGGTAAGGATATTGTTATTGTAGGTCAGCAGCCCTGGGACACTGAAATAGGCAGCAACTGTAAAGATATTGCCCTGGAGTTCAGCAAAGACAATAGGGTGTTGTATGTGAATGCTCCTCTCGACAGAAATACAGTGCTGAAACACCGCGACGATCCGAAAATACAGGACAGGCTGCGCGTTGTGAAAGGGAAGGAACAGGGGCTTAAAGCTGTCTCATCAAATCTTTGGGTGTTGAATCCGGATAAGATCATGGAATCCATCAACTGGATGCCGCACTCGCCCTTGTACAACTACTTTAACAAAATCAATAATAAACGCTTTGCCGGTGCCATCGAAAAAAGCATTAGGAGTTTAGGCTTCCGCAATTTTATCCTGTTTAACGATAACGATATTTTCAGAAGCTTTTACCTTAAAGACCTGCTATTACCAGAAATCAGCGTGTACTACTCCAGGGATTATATGCTTGCTACAGATTACTGGAGAAAACATGGTGCGGCACTGGAGCCTCAGTTAATTGCCAAAAGCGATCTTTGTGTGGCGAACTCCGGTTACCTGGCTTCTTACTGCGGCAGGTATAATACAAATGCCTACTATGTAGGGCAGGGCTGCGATCTGAGCAGCTTCCAGCAGGCGGAACAGTTGGAGATGCCTGCTGATATGCTGGCTCTGAACAAACCTATTATCGGTTATGTAGGTGCCCTGGTGAGCCTGCGGTTAGATATAGAAGTGCTCGAGTATATGGCTGCACAAAGGCCGGAGTGGAACATTGTACTGGTGGGGCCTGAAGATGAAGCCTTTAAAAACAGTGCTTTACACCAGATGGCCAACGTGCATTTTCTGGGTTTGAAAACGCCTCAACAGCTCCCTGCTTACATACAGAACTTTAACGTTTGCCTGAACCCGCAGCGGGTAAACGAAATGACCATTGGAAACTATCCCAGGAAATTAGACGAGTACCTGGCGCTTGGAAAGCCTGTGGTGGCCACTAAAACAGAGGCGATGGAGGTTTTTAAAGAGCATGTATACTTGGCGGAGTCAAAAGAAGCATATGTGCAGTTAGTAGAACTCGGACTGGAAGATGACAGTAAAAGGCTTCAGAAACTGAGACAGGAATTTGCCGCCACCCATACCTGGGAAAACAGTGTAAGCGAAATTTACAAAGCTATTTATACCTACTCTTCCCAAAAAGAAGAAAAGATACATGCAATGAACAGCTAA
- a CDS encoding beta-1,6-N-acetylglucosaminyltransferase, whose product MRVAHLIMAHKEPAQVERLVKALLHDDADIYIHISTNSAIEPFEYLKLIDHVRLIQNRLDVRWGSYKFTKAIIESTREILQTGIAYDFINLISGQDYPIKPVDKIHKFLEAHIGRSFIYDEPEGSDWWSHAITRVEKYHTTNFEFKGQYRIQAFINWLLPKRKFPLPMELYGGSNSTWWTISIESAEYLVQFFDNHPELRRFAYFSWGSDEFLVATILMNSPYRDKMICHNYRYIDWSDGGAHPVILTTKDLAGIKASDCLFARKFDVQQDATILDRIDKEVLGLATYQDKMSA is encoded by the coding sequence ATGAGAGTAGCTCACTTGATTATGGCGCATAAAGAGCCGGCACAGGTAGAGAGGTTGGTTAAAGCGTTACTACATGATGATGCGGATATTTATATTCATATCTCCACCAATAGTGCGATCGAACCCTTTGAGTACCTGAAACTGATTGATCATGTGCGTTTAATACAGAACAGACTGGATGTTCGCTGGGGATCATATAAGTTTACAAAAGCTATTATTGAGTCTACCCGCGAAATTTTACAGACAGGTATTGCCTACGATTTTATTAACCTTATCAGCGGACAGGATTATCCGATTAAACCCGTTGACAAAATCCATAAATTTTTAGAAGCACATATCGGGCGTTCTTTTATTTACGACGAACCCGAAGGGTCTGACTGGTGGAGCCATGCGATAACCAGGGTGGAAAAATACCATACCACTAATTTCGAATTTAAGGGACAGTATCGCATTCAGGCGTTTATTAACTGGCTGCTGCCTAAGCGCAAGTTCCCTCTGCCCATGGAACTGTATGGCGGCTCCAACAGCACCTGGTGGACCATCAGTATAGAAAGCGCGGAGTACCTGGTCCAGTTTTTCGATAATCATCCGGAACTACGGCGTTTTGCCTACTTTAGCTGGGGCTCAGATGAGTTTCTGGTTGCGACCATCCTGATGAACTCTCCCTACAGAGACAAAATGATTTGCCATAATTACCGGTATATAGACTGGTCGGACGGCGGGGCACATCCTGTGATTCTTACCACGAAAGATCTGGCAGGTATCAAAGCATCAGACTGCTTGTTTGCCCGGAAGTTTGATGTACAGCAGGATGCGACAATACTCGATAGGATTGACAAGGAAGTCCTGGGCCTGGCAACGTACCAGGATAAGATGTCGGCATAA
- a CDS encoding glycosyltransferase family 2 protein gives MYTLKIAFWIAFGVACYTYVGYALVVWLWAKSKNRFRKEVSVKGFEPDVTLVVPAYNEADILEQKIENCLMLDYPADKLKIVFITDGSTDHSAKVLAQYPEVQHLHVQQRGGKSLAENRAMSFVKTPYVIFTDCNSYLNKEAVREIVKHYQDAGVGAVSGEKKIFSMDSASGSGEGLYWKYESFLKRCDSEIYSLMGAAGELVSFRSELFQPLEEDTILDDFVQSLRIVEKGYRVIYEPKAYAMEAPSASLAEEMKRKIRICAGGWQSMVRLASLLNPLKQPVVTFLYVSHRVLRWSLTPLFLALMIPLSLILSWMEGGIYTLAFLLQALLYLSAAIGWQAEANGKKIKLLLVPLYFTMMNVAVFVGFRRYIRNAQPAAWEKASRNQEVESSLNINRA, from the coding sequence ATGTACACTTTAAAAATTGCGTTTTGGATTGCCTTTGGAGTAGCATGCTATACCTATGTAGGTTACGCCCTTGTGGTATGGCTGTGGGCCAAAAGTAAGAACAGATTTCGGAAAGAGGTTTCCGTAAAAGGCTTTGAGCCAGATGTTACCCTTGTTGTGCCTGCTTACAACGAAGCCGACATTTTAGAGCAGAAAATTGAGAATTGCCTGATGCTGGATTATCCGGCTGATAAACTGAAAATAGTTTTTATAACAGATGGCTCTACCGATCATTCGGCAAAGGTGCTGGCCCAATATCCGGAGGTGCAGCACTTGCACGTGCAGCAGCGAGGAGGTAAATCCTTGGCTGAAAACCGGGCCATGAGTTTCGTAAAAACACCTTACGTGATCTTTACAGACTGCAACTCCTACCTCAATAAAGAGGCTGTGCGTGAAATTGTAAAGCATTACCAGGATGCCGGGGTAGGTGCAGTTTCCGGTGAGAAAAAAATATTTTCCATGGACTCTGCCTCGGGTTCCGGCGAAGGGCTGTACTGGAAATACGAATCATTTCTGAAGCGCTGCGATTCTGAAATTTATAGTCTGATGGGTGCTGCAGGAGAGTTGGTTTCTTTCCGTTCGGAGCTGTTTCAGCCTTTGGAAGAAGATACCATTCTGGATGATTTTGTGCAATCGCTGCGCATTGTTGAGAAGGGTTACAGGGTAATTTATGAGCCCAAGGCCTATGCCATGGAAGCTCCCTCTGCTTCGCTGGCAGAGGAAATGAAACGAAAAATAAGGATCTGTGCCGGAGGCTGGCAGTCGATGGTTCGGCTGGCTTCGCTGCTCAACCCGCTGAAACAGCCTGTGGTAACTTTCCTGTATGTATCGCATCGTGTGCTGCGCTGGAGCTTAACGCCTTTGTTTCTGGCTCTGATGATTCCGCTCAGCCTGATCTTATCCTGGATGGAAGGGGGCATCTATACACTTGCGTTTCTGCTGCAGGCTTTGCTTTACCTAAGTGCCGCTATTGGGTGGCAGGCAGAAGCTAACGGAAAGAAAATAAAGCTCCTGCTGGTTCCGCTATACTTTACTATGATGAATGTGGCCGTATTTGTCGGGTTTAGAAGGTATATCAGAAATGCACAGCCGGCTGCCTGGGAAAAGGCAAGCAGAAACCAGGAAGTGGAAAGTAGCCTGAACATAAACAGAGCTTGA